The DNA segment GCCGCATCCTCGTGCTGGCGCTGCTGATGCTCCAGCTGACCTCGGCGGGCGGCACGTACCCGGTACAGACCAGCCCGCGCTTCTTCAACGTGCTCCACCCGCTGCTGCCGATGAGCTACGTCGTGGCGGCCCTGCGCCGGCTGATCACCGGCGGCGGACTCGGACCGGTGTGGCAGGCCTGCGCGGTGCTCGCCGCGTTCACCGCGGGCGCCCTCGCGCTGACCGCGCTGGCCGCCCGGCGCCGCCAGGTGTGGACGCTCTCCCGGCTGCACCCCGAGCTGAGCCTGTGATCCCCAAGCAGACCCCGCACGCGCGCGTACCTGTGAGAATCGGGTCCATGGAAAGCAGCAGCGCCACGTCCGGTGCCAGCACGCGCCGCGAGGCCACCCGGCAGAGGCTGTACGAGGCAGCCGTCACACTCATCGCCGAACAGGGCTTCTCCGCCACCACGGTGGACGAGATCGCCGAACGGGCCGGCGTCGCGAAGGGCACGGTCTACTACAACTTCGCGAGCAAGTCGGTCCTCTTCGAGGAGCTGCTGCGGCACGGCGTGGGCCTGCTCACCGCCTCCCTGCGCGAGGCGGCCGAGCGGACGGCGGCCGACGGCGGGAGCAGGGTGGACGCCCTGGACGCGATGGTCCGCGCGGGCCTGGTCTTCATCGACCGCTACCCGGCCTTCACCCAGCTGTACGTCGCGGAGCTGTGGCGCACCAACCGCGCCTGGCAGTCCACCTTGATGGTGGTCCGCCAGGAGGCCGTCGCCGTCGTCGAGGGCGTGCTGCGCGAAGGAGTGGCGGCCGGCGAGTTCAGCGCGGAGATCGACATCCAGCTGACGGCGGCGGCTCTGGTCGGCATGGTCCTGGTGGCCGCGCTGGACTGGAAGGCGTTCCAGCCGGAGCGCTCCCTGGACGACGTGCACGCGGCGCTGTCCCGGCTGCTCCAGGGCCGCGTGAGCGGCAACGGCTGAGCCGTACGGCCGCCGCCGGGCACCGCGTCCGGCAGGCGGCCCGCCCGCCCACCGGACAGCACATAGGAGGCGCCGGTCCGCTCACGGACCGGCGCCTCCCCTGTTTCCCCGTACTCCCCCGTGTTCCCCCGTGTTCCCCCGTGTTCCCCCGTACGGTTCCCTCTCGTGGTCCCCCGTGGTGGTCTGCCCCGGGTCCCCCTGCCTCGCTTCCGCCGACGGATCGGCGGAAGGAGCGGCCGGCGGGTGCGCACCGTTCCGCCGCCCCGTGTCGGCGGTGCCGGGGCGCGCCCCCTTGCCGTGCCTCCACTCTGCCGTTTCCGCAGGCCGCGGCCCATCCGCGCGGATACTCATCTTGTCGGGTAGGTACGGATACTCAGTTCTCCGCGCGCGTGCCCACCCCAACGCACCGCTGCCTGGTTACGATCGCGTCCGTGGATGTACTCCCCCTGGTCTTCACGAGCGGCTGGGCCAGCGGCGTCAACGCCTACGTGGTGGTGCTGCTGCTCGGCCTGTTCGGCATGACGGGGGTGAGCGACGACATCCCGCAGACACTGCAACGCCCCGAGGTGCTGATCACGGCCGGCGTGCTCTTCCTGTGCGAGGCGGTCGCCGACAAGATCCCGTACGTCGACTCGGTCTGGGACTCCGTGCACACCGTGGTCAGGCCGCTCGC comes from the Streptomyces sp. NBC_00820 genome and includes:
- a CDS encoding TetR/AcrR family transcriptional regulator, with translation MESSSATSGASTRREATRQRLYEAAVTLIAEQGFSATTVDEIAERAGVAKGTVYYNFASKSVLFEELLRHGVGLLTASLREAAERTAADGGSRVDALDAMVRAGLVFIDRYPAFTQLYVAELWRTNRAWQSTLMVVRQEAVAVVEGVLREGVAAGEFSAEIDIQLTAAALVGMVLVAALDWKAFQPERSLDDVHAALSRLLQGRVSGNG